The following DNA comes from Rosa rugosa chromosome 5, drRosRugo1.1, whole genome shotgun sequence.
tatatatatatatatacagatcctatccagagtggaGCTCCGCTTTACCACTTCGTCATGAAAAGAACTTCAAATAACACTTGGCTTgacaaggatgatgatgaagtccCTAGATCTCAAAGTCTCAGAAAAAAAGATTAAGAGCGAAGTGTATGATAACATGCGAGATCCTTAGCCAAATACCTTCGAGGACTGTAAATCTGTAATCGTACAATGCTATTATGCAAATAATATAATCATCACTAGCATATTCGCATTTCATGTACCGAAAAGTACAAATTAACGTAAAGGAAATGTTGGTTAAATGAATTAACTTATTAGTTGCTGCTATTCTTGGTGGTCGATCTCTGATGTTCACTTGCCCATTACTTTGTCCTTGATAATCTCAGTAGTATTCTTGGCCATCCCCCATGCACCTGAAACGGTGCCCTTTGTTTTCTCTGTGATGGTTTCTGCTGTTTCCGTTACTTTCTCCGTCGCCTCCTTGGTCGCTTTGCCCATCTAATCTCCCAAAACACTCGCAAGTTAATTTCAACAAACTGGTTGCTACTAATGAAAGTGTTCAATATGTACAATATACACTTTAAAATGTCATGCTGGAGAGTACCATGAAAGATATCTCTTCTAAATGAGCTCTTATAATAGATTGACTCGACCCTAAACCATATCATCACCTAGCAACTAAGGTGCTAgctaaaaatattaattaaattttttttcccttgttAACGTACTCCAACAGAAAATGAACCATTGAAATCCTACTACTTCTCCCTGTAATTAAGAAATAGTAGTATTGAGTGTCTTACGGTTTTGGCAGTGGTTTCTACGGTGTCCCTCATGAATTCGCAAGTCTGTCTCACTTCTTTAGCTCCATCTTTAACTGCATCTGCTGCTTCTTTTGTCTTGTCAGATGCATCGTCCTCCTTCTTCGACTGTGATCAATTAATTTACCATCAGGAATTCGTTGAGCAGGATATCTACCAACATAATGCGGATCTTAATTTATTTCTATAAATGAACCATTTGTTTTGAAACTCCTTGTCTTAGGATTCATAATGTATCTCGCTAACAAATCGTGCATGCCTGCTGCGAGCTGCAAAATATCGTAAAAAAATTCGAAACCATGCACAATTACTACAACATTCTACCATGCAAAATATTGTCAAGGAATTTAGAGAACTAACTTGCAAAGGTCTTGTGGCCGAAGTGACAAACACTCTAGTATGATCGGATATTCTTTTGAATGGAAGAGATTTGGAGAGGTTTGCAGCGAGGTTCAAAGCTAACATCTTTTGCATTGTGTGTGTTAGGTTAGACGATCACTTGCAAAGGTAGTTAAATCTTTACGTGGTCATGCTCAAGGTTGGTTATATAATGCTTGGAAGAGGAAGTCACTACCACATTTCAAGCGGTAAAAAATGTCGAACAAAGAGAACATTTCTCTATTTTGTGGTGGAATATTATCCATATGTATGTTGTGGTAGATTATTGTCGATATGTAACTGGTGATTGTGATCAAGTGCATTTTTCTTGCAAACACGtattctttttttaaatttgttcCATTCTTGTTAAGAATATGTTCGATCACCTTAGCTTTATGATGTTGTTGCGATGTATATACTAGCCTTTATTGACACATGTGATGCATGTATGaagcaacttttttttttttttagtagagaAATTGGGAAGTTATCGATTCGATATTGCTTAGCTACCATCATagtagagacggggaaggtagagagagttttctcaatcaattcctCTAGTGTAATAATTTGATTACATAACTGCATCATTGATCTAATACGGAGGTCTTCCGAATTGTAATCAAGCACGGAGTTAAAGTCAGCAAAGCGGAGATTGTTCCGCTTCTCGTGCCATTCCGAGAGTTGAGAGTCTTAGACATTCTCAAAGTGCTCTTCAAGCGCAACCCATAAAGTTCTGGGGTTATTTTTAACCATATACTTGAGTAGTGTCCAATGGGGCGAATTCAAGCTAGTATTTCAAAGACTTAAATTCTTCTACGAAAGTAAAGTAAATTTCTAAATGCAAACCGCTACCAAGAAATTAATTTCCAAGGGTTTTGGAtaagaccgaaacaatgatgtttagtggtcgatcgtttttaaTATCTCTACGAACAACTTCTTCAGAGTAgcatgaacccccacagttcggctcaATTatcccacgttataagaaaggtggaaGGTAGAAGAAGGAATATTAGAATCCACAAATGCAGAAAGCAAACTTTAAATGAAAGCAGCAACTTTTATTGAAAACTTACTTGGAGAAAATTTCTTGAAGATGAAGCTAGGATTGCAAGGTGCTTTCGATCCTAGAACGGGAGCCGTCGAACTTCAATCATAGATACGTGCAAAGCAAGCTTGTACTTATGCGTGCAGGTGTGCGGCGCCACCAGGGTAGGCGAGGGTAGAAGGCGCAGGGGCACTGTACTAGGCAAGGACAGGTGCAAGTGAGGCTAATGGGCAGAACTATTTTGGATTTTCCTAGAGTTTTGGCTTTTTGATTCAGGGCTAGaacttcgtgctgataatgtgttttaGAATAAAGGGAAAAGAGAGAAGATAGAGAGATTCAAGAAAAATATTATTGTtgtattccattgataatagagtgcctctgattacacgcatttttatgcatgtaattgtatctaaaacactagaaattagttaatcctcaagtcaattatcatgtaattaattcacttttatttattgtgtaggaaataagggGAGTTgtggaaatcaagagaaaattatggaaaattggagcaaattggagttttcgacaaaaggacgaaatagtcaatgcgAGTCAATTATGGTCAATGCCATCAAAGGAGTATCTCCGATAGTATGTGCGGAATTGCAACAAGAAGAGAAaagataataataaataatggatcttaat
Coding sequences within:
- the LOC133713036 gene encoding uncharacterized protein LOC133713036, producing MQKMLALNLAANLSKSLPFKRISDHTRVFVTSATRPLQSKKEDDASDKTKEAADAVKDGAKEVRQTCEFMRDTVETTAKTMGKATKEATEKVTETAETITEKTKGTVSGAWGMAKNTTEIIKDKVMGK